The Apostichopus japonicus isolate 1M-3 chromosome 20, ASM3797524v1, whole genome shotgun sequence genome contains a region encoding:
- the LOC139962127 gene encoding metalloproteinase inhibitor 3-like yields MYRTAAILIALVGCISVEGCADCYRYHPQQVFCDADFVVRLLVTSTKFNVRIPNYDNDFYNLLHAELVKDLKPGRVEIGDTLEFYNPTSICGTWFDQNTEYLVTGSLIETSNGTKYLLHGNCGFSAEWEDLSSKQQKGFEFKYGRMCGCQVIGVKSDMTIRVTELDGGAGYEGARSYWTPHRCYYNPYKTERYHREDCEEEFGFCKPDDDGICKWQMTSDYESCFSERETFVLALEGSPAFTDISQCEVLRNRRQRRKCRKRVKQNARNLEMEVNAETEE; encoded by the exons ATGTATCGAACGGCCGCCATCTTGATTGCTCTTGTGGGTTGCATTTCTGTTGAAGGGTGCGCTGACTGCTATCGTTACCATCCACAACAGGTCTTTTGCGATGCAGACTTTG ttgTGCGTCTCCTGGTGACGTCGACTAAGTTTAACGTCAGAATACCGAATTACGATAATGACTTCTATAACTTACTACACGCTGAACTAGTGAAGGACCTTAAGCCTGGCCGTGTGGAGATCGGAGATACACTGGAGTTTTATAACCCAACTTCTATCTGTGGAACGTGGTTTGATCAAAATACCGAGTACCTAGTTACTG GAAGCCTAATTGAGACAAGTAATGGGACCAAGTACTTGCTTCATGGAAATTGTGGTTTTTCTGCGGAATGGGAGGACCTTTCCAGTAAACAGCAGAAAGGATTTGAATTCAAGTATGGAAGAATGTGTGGTTGTCAG gTTATAGGAGTGAAGTCTGATATGACAATAAGAGTCACTGAGTTGGATGGTGGTGCAGGGTACGAGGGTGCACGCAGCTATTGGACCCCTCATAGATGTTACTACAACCCATACAAGACGGAGAGGTATCATCGCGAAGATTGCGAAGAAGAGTTTGGTTTCTGTAAACCAGACGATGACGGAATCTGCAAGTGGCAAATGACGTCAGATTACGAGTCATGCTTCAGCGAGAGGGAGACATTTGTTTTGGCTCTTGAAGGATCTCCAGCTTTTACAGATATCAGCCAATGTGAAGTGTTACGTAATCGTCGTCAAAGACGTAAATGTCGCAAAAGGGTTAAACAGAACGCACGAAATTTAGAAATGGAAGTCAACGCAGAGACAGAGGAgtag